Proteins encoded together in one Gaiella occulta window:
- a CDS encoding glycosyltransferase 87 family protein — protein sequence MRLPSRSSLRGRPSPRRLRDLVLFLALPLAIVPPFLSYHYRRGLLGVDFERTLLPAARAVAAGASPYPGFGYPPLAAFALTPFTLVPGPDIVFAALLVAAVPASLWLLGVRDWRCYGAAFLWTPVLAAVQTGNVTILLLLGTAICWRRRDSLCGVAAAGGLAIAAKILCWPLLAWLAATRRVAAAVWTAAVAVAVTLALWGLLGFSGLAGYPASLSRLGRSVASDSYTVKAILVDAGVDPALARAAWAAVALAALVAAFLLGRRGDDRRAFGLAAFAMILASPIVWLHSYALLLAPVAVMRPRLSPAWLVPIAFVLVPGTGNGEAWQTATALGVAASTVALALAPEGRRQAAAPAALDPRASTTMPRPR from the coding sequence GTGAGACTGCCGAGCAGGTCGTCTCTGCGAGGGCGCCCGTCGCCCCGCCGTCTGCGCGACCTCGTCCTCTTCCTCGCGCTTCCGCTGGCGATCGTGCCGCCCTTTCTCTCGTACCACTACCGCCGCGGTCTGCTCGGCGTCGACTTCGAGCGGACGCTGCTCCCCGCCGCGCGAGCAGTGGCCGCCGGAGCCTCGCCCTACCCCGGATTCGGCTACCCGCCTCTCGCCGCGTTCGCCCTCACGCCGTTCACGCTCGTGCCCGGGCCGGATATCGTCTTCGCCGCGCTCCTCGTGGCGGCCGTCCCGGCGTCGCTGTGGCTCCTCGGCGTGCGTGACTGGCGCTGCTACGGGGCGGCGTTCCTGTGGACGCCCGTCCTCGCCGCCGTCCAGACCGGGAACGTCACGATCCTGCTCCTGCTCGGCACCGCGATCTGCTGGCGCAGGCGCGACTCCCTGTGCGGCGTCGCCGCGGCGGGCGGCCTGGCGATCGCCGCCAAGATCCTCTGCTGGCCGCTGCTCGCGTGGCTCGCGGCCACGCGCCGGGTCGCGGCCGCCGTGTGGACGGCGGCCGTCGCCGTGGCTGTGACCCTCGCCCTGTGGGGGTTGCTCGGCTTCTCGGGCCTCGCCGGCTATCCGGCCAGCCTGAGCAGACTGGGCCGCTCGGTGGCCTCCGACAGCTACACCGTCAAGGCCATCCTCGTGGATGCCGGCGTGGATCCGGCTCTGGCGCGGGCGGCGTGGGCCGCCGTCGCGCTCGCAGCGCTCGTTGCCGCGTTCCTGCTCGGACGGCGCGGCGACGACCGGCGCGCGTTCGGCCTGGCCGCGTTCGCGATGATCCTCGCCTCGCCGATCGTGTGGCTCCACTCCTACGCGCTGCTGCTCGCGCCGGTCGCGGTCATGCGCCCCCGCCTGTCGCCGGCCTGGCTAGTGCCGATCGCGTTCGTCCTCGTCCCTGGCACGGGCAACGGCGAAGCCTGGCAGACCGCCACGGCCCTCGGGGTGGCGGCATCGACGGTGGCGCTCGCACTCGCTCCGGAGGGCCGCCGTCAAGCGGCCGCGCCG
- a CDS encoding Flp family type IVb pilin — MQDVLNAVAVRLQNAWFQVREEERGQGLVEYALIIAIVSLGAIAALTFLKGTITGLFSKAGSTINGVTVGAP, encoded by the coding sequence ATGCAGGATGTTCTCAACGCGGTGGCTGTGCGGCTGCAGAACGCGTGGTTCCAGGTTCGCGAGGAGGAGCGCGGCCAGGGCCTCGTCGAGTACGCGCTGATCATCGCCATCGTCTCGCTCGGCGCGATCGCTGCGCTCACGTTCCTGAAGGGCACCATCACGGGCCTCTTCAGCAAGGCCGGGAGCACCATCAACGGCGTCACCGTCGGCGCGCCCTAG